In one window of Fibrobacter sp. DNA:
- the clpB gene encoding ATP-dependent chaperone ClpB, whose amino-acid sequence MDIQKFTRKSQEALNSANSLAVQMNHQEILPMHLVLALIRQENGFVPSILAKLNVSLSSAESAAMESLRKVPTVTGQGVQTYMSRSLSTILNEAIRKTSQMKDEFTSVEHLFIAALEKDPDCKSFASELGINAASVMDALKDLRGKQRVTSQDPESTFGALEKYARNLTEMARQGKLDPVIGRDEEIRRVIQILSRRTKNNPVLIGDPGVGKTAIVEGLASRIIRGDVPEGLKNREVVSLDMGALVAGAKFRGEFEERLKAVLKEVVENGNIILFIDELHTVVGAGAAEGSMDAGNMLKPMLARGELHAIGATTLDEYRKYIEKDKALERRFQTVLINQPSVEDTISILRGLRERYEVHHGVRIRDSALVAAATLSDRYITERFLPDKAIDLVDEAAAKLRTEMDSSPAELDEAVRRQMQLEIEIEGLKKEKDPSSRERLRKIQEELAEVKANTASLRARWESEKSKVGNLQALRGQLEQARHELEKAEREYNLSKAAELRHGKIPLMEKQLKEAEDELKTQEQGSRLLKEEVDEEDIAEIISRWTHIPVSKLVQGEKEKLLHLSEHLHERVIGQDEAVEAVADSVLRARAGLKDPNRPIGSFIFLGPTGVGKTELARALAYNLFDDERAMVRIDMSEYMEKFAVSRLVGAPPGYVGYEEGGQLTEAVRRRPYSVVLFDEIEKAHSDVFNILLQILDDGRITDSQGRVVNFKNTIIIMTSNIGSQFITEYSGDGHEKVRDTVMGELRKFFRPEFLNRVDEIVVFHSLSLEHIREIVKIQISRFKERLTANGIGLQIDEAAEDLLAEKGYDPVYGARPIKRVIQKELETPISRFIISGDIKEGDTVKISTEGDRISIKA is encoded by the coding sequence ATGGATATTCAAAAATTCACCAGAAAATCACAGGAAGCGCTTAACAGCGCTAACTCCCTGGCAGTCCAGATGAATCATCAGGAGATACTCCCGATGCATCTTGTGTTGGCCCTGATCAGACAGGAAAACGGCTTTGTACCATCTATTCTGGCTAAACTCAACGTCTCTTTATCAAGCGCCGAATCTGCAGCTATGGAGAGCCTTAGAAAAGTACCCACTGTCACAGGACAAGGGGTCCAGACCTATATGTCAAGGTCCCTTTCCACCATATTAAATGAGGCTATCCGTAAAACATCGCAGATGAAAGATGAGTTCACCAGTGTTGAACATCTTTTTATCGCTGCCCTTGAAAAAGACCCGGATTGTAAATCCTTCGCTTCAGAACTGGGTATAAATGCTGCATCGGTGATGGATGCGCTTAAAGATCTCAGGGGAAAACAGAGAGTAACATCACAGGACCCGGAAAGCACTTTCGGAGCACTGGAAAAGTATGCGCGTAACCTCACCGAGATGGCCAGACAGGGAAAGCTCGATCCTGTGATAGGACGTGATGAGGAGATAAGGAGGGTAATTCAGATCCTGTCAAGAAGAACCAAAAACAACCCGGTACTTATCGGTGATCCGGGAGTGGGAAAAACAGCCATTGTCGAAGGATTGGCATCACGGATTATCCGGGGTGATGTCCCTGAAGGGTTAAAAAACAGGGAGGTTGTCTCTCTGGATATGGGAGCACTTGTTGCCGGTGCCAAATTCAGAGGCGAATTCGAGGAGCGTCTGAAAGCGGTGCTCAAAGAAGTAGTGGAGAACGGGAACATCATCCTATTTATCGATGAACTTCACACTGTTGTGGGAGCGGGTGCTGCAGAGGGTTCCATGGATGCCGGCAATATGCTCAAGCCGATGCTTGCCAGGGGAGAACTGCACGCTATCGGAGCAACAACACTCGATGAGTACCGTAAATACATCGAGAAAGACAAGGCACTCGAGAGACGTTTCCAGACAGTCCTTATCAATCAGCCGTCAGTTGAAGATACCATCTCCATTCTCAGAGGACTTCGCGAACGCTACGAGGTTCACCATGGAGTACGTATCCGCGACAGTGCCCTTGTGGCCGCGGCTACCCTTTCCGACCGCTATATTACAGAGCGCTTTCTTCCGGACAAGGCTATTGACCTTGTAGATGAGGCTGCTGCAAAGCTTCGCACAGAGATGGACAGCAGTCCTGCGGAACTGGATGAGGCAGTAAGGCGGCAGATGCAGCTTGAGATCGAAATAGAGGGGCTTAAGAAAGAAAAAGATCCCTCTTCCAGGGAAAGACTCAGAAAAATCCAGGAGGAGCTGGCAGAAGTCAAGGCAAATACGGCATCCCTGAGAGCACGCTGGGAGAGTGAAAAAAGTAAAGTCGGTAATCTGCAGGCCCTGAGAGGTCAACTGGAACAGGCACGGCATGAGCTGGAGAAGGCGGAACGTGAATACAACCTGAGTAAGGCCGCTGAACTCCGTCATGGTAAAATCCCCCTCATGGAGAAACAGCTCAAGGAAGCTGAGGATGAACTGAAAACACAGGAACAGGGCAGCAGACTTCTGAAAGAAGAGGTGGATGAGGAAGACATTGCCGAAATTATCAGCAGATGGACACACATTCCGGTAAGTAAACTGGTCCAGGGAGAAAAGGAAAAGCTCCTCCATCTCTCAGAGCACCTCCATGAGAGGGTTATAGGTCAGGATGAGGCGGTGGAGGCAGTTGCCGATTCTGTTCTGCGCGCCAGGGCAGGCTTAAAAGATCCCAATCGTCCTATAGGAAGTTTCATTTTCCTCGGCCCGACCGGAGTGGGAAAAACCGAACTTGCCAGGGCGCTGGCATATAATCTTTTCGATGATGAACGGGCGATGGTACGCATAGATATGTCAGAATACATGGAGAAGTTTGCAGTCTCAAGACTGGTTGGCGCTCCTCCGGGATATGTAGGATATGAGGAGGGGGGACAATTGACCGAGGCTGTAAGGAGACGCCCATACTCTGTTGTACTGTTTGACGAAATAGAAAAGGCACACAGTGATGTATTCAATATCCTGCTGCAGATTCTCGATGACGGGCGGATAACGGACTCCCAGGGAAGGGTAGTGAATTTCAAGAACACAATAATTATTATGACTTCCAATATAGGCTCGCAGTTCATAACTGAATACAGCGGTGATGGCCATGAGAAGGTAAGAGATACAGTGATGGGTGAACTGCGTAAATTCTTCAGGCCCGAATTTCTCAACAGGGTGGACGAGATAGTGGTATTTCACTCTCTTTCTCTTGAACATATCCGTGAAATTGTCAAGATCCAGATCTCCCGTTTCAAAGAGCGTCTAACCGCAAACGGTATCGGACTGCAGATAGATGAGGCAGCAGAGGACCTTCTGGCTGAAAAGGGATATGATCCGGTCTATGGTGCAAGACCAATTAAAAGGGTGATCCAGAAGGAACTGGAAACGCCAATCTCCCGTTTCATTATCTCAGGGGATATAAAAGAGGGTGACACAGTAAAGATATCAACTGAAGGAGACCGGATCTCCATTAAAGCCTGA